Proteins from a genomic interval of Papaver somniferum cultivar HN1 chromosome 4, ASM357369v1, whole genome shotgun sequence:
- the LOC113272869 gene encoding uncharacterized protein LOC113272869 — MCNGKFIDKSAAESWDFLHEVAEKTQQWESDRAPRKSTIRGNVHKIESDFEGNAKIASLVRRVEALELEKSVKYAATTSCNQVEVSICVACNSFDHLVDNCPQLHAFQESRHEQANVLYQKHEHNPYSQTYNPGWRNHPNFSWSKGHVQGGTSGNTQGYSYPRNPQVQSHTQYPVEKSPSFDDGVNQMNQNILQYQKMNDQIFASLELKLGKICDALNEREKGKLPSQPQKNPKGTFQASTSNCNETANDVTTLRSGKIIDNNVSMSEKSESVSKSQSHDTPVVENQSEHVPRSKKSDDVNVSVPSNVPVAPFPQRLEQQKKGTQYNEILELFRRVNINIQFLEAIKHIPAYAKFLKDLCTQTRKLNVHKHAFLAEQLGLGELKPTPTTLQLADRSVKVPRGVVEDVLIKVDKFHFPAEFIVIDTHPVQNPDCHIPLNVFNASQQHLDLDDDNDVHEINMIKSLIHDSLSSSMSVDPLHACLNNFNLDLFDDEYISEVNSLIEYAPLMNTTKWKARVEPIPLSKSKSVPSLVEPPKLELKPFPDTLKYAFLGSSNTLHVIHFISLRYRTGE; from the exons ATGTGCAATGGTAAGTTCATAGATAAAAGTGCCGCCGAGTCGTGGGACTTCTTGCATGAAGTTGCCGAGAAAACTCAGCAATGGGAGTCTGATAGAGCACCTAGGAAGTCGACCATCAGGGGTAATGTTCATAAAATAGAGTCTGACTTTGAGGGTAATGCTAAAATAGCATCATTGGTTAGGAGAGTTGAGGCTTTAGAACTAGAGAAAAGTGTGAAATATGCTGCAACTACTTCTTGCAACCAAGTTGAGGTTTCTATTTGTGTTGCGTgtaatagttttgatcatcttgtTGATAACTGCCCGCAATTGCATGCATTTCAAGAGTCCAGACATGAACAAGCTAATGTTTTGTATCAAAAGCatgagcataacccctattctcAGACATATAACCCAgggtggagaaaccaccctaacttttcatggtccaagggCCATGTACAAGGGGGTACATCGGGAAATACACAAGGATATTCATATCCTAGAAACCCCCAAGTACAATCGCACACACAGTACCCTGTAGAGAAAAGTCCTAGCTTTGATGATGGTGTAAACCAAATGAATCAAAATATTTTGCAATATCAGAAGATGAATGACCAAATATTTGCTAGTCTAGAActtaaattgggaaaaatatgtGATGCTCTAAATGAGAGGGAAAAGGGTAAACTCCCTAGTCAACCTCAGAAAAATCCGAAAGGCACATTTCAGGCAAGTACATCTAATTGTAATGAAACTGCAAATGATGTTACTACACTTCGTAGTGGTAAAATAATTGATAACAATGTAAGCATGTCTGAAAAGAGTGAGTCTGTGTCTAAGTCACAGTCGCATGATACACCAGTTGTTGAAAATCAATCTGAGCATGTACCTAGATCTAAAAAATCTGATGATGTTAATGTTTCTGTGCCATCAAATGTGCCTGTAGCTCCTTTTCCTCAAAGGTTAGAACAACAAAAGAAAGGAACGCAATATAACGAGATATTGGAATTGTTCAGGCGAGTCAATATTAACATTCAATTTCTCGAGGCAATTAAGCATATCCCTGCTTACGCTAAGTTCTTGAAAGATCTGTGCACACAAACGCGAAAGCTTAATGTGCATAAGCATGCCTTTcttgctgaacag TTGGGTCTTGGAGAGTTAAAACCAACACCTACAACTCTGCAATTGGCGGACAGATCCGTCAAAGTGCCACGTGGTGTGGTAGAAGATGTTCTAATCAAGGTTGATAAGTTCCATTTTCCTGCGGAATTCATTGTAATAGATACTCATCCTGTGcagaacccagactgtcacattcct TTGAATGTTTTTAATGCTAGCCAACAACATTTAgatcttgatgatgataatgatgtgcaTGAAATCAACATGATTAAAAGTTTGATTCATGATTCGTTGTCTAGTAGCATGTCTGTTGACCCTTTGCATGCTTGTTTGAATAATTTTAACTTGGATCtgtttgatgatgaatacataagtGAAGTGAATTCTTTGATTGAATATGCACCTCTCATGAACACCACCAAATGGAAAGCTAGAGTGGAGCCAATTCCACTCTCTAAATCCAAgtctgtcccgtctcttgttgagCCACCAAAGCTTGAACTGAAACCATTTCCTGATACTCTTAAATATGCATTTTTGGGATCTTCTAATACTTTGCATGTAATCCATTTCATCAGCCTTAGATACAGAACAGgagagtaa